One Rhododendron vialii isolate Sample 1 chromosome 2a, ASM3025357v1 genomic region harbors:
- the LOC131316405 gene encoding homeobox-leucine zipper protein HOX32-like produces the protein MALSMHRESNSSGNRQQMDSSKYVRYTPEQVEALERVYTECPKPSSMRRQQLIRECPILSNIEPKQIKVWFQNRRCREKQRKESSRLQTVNRKLTAMNKLLMEENDRLQKQVSHLVYNNGYMRQKLHTVSTTATTDGSCESVVVSDQHQQQNPTPQHPQRDANNPAGLLAIAEETLAEFLSKATGTAVDWVQMIGMKPGPDSIGIVAVSRNCSGVAARACGLVSLEPTKVAEILKDRPSWFRDCRCLDVLGAIPTENGGMMELIYMQTYAPTTLAVARDFWTLRYTTSLPDGSLVICERSLTSSTGGPTGPPATCFARAEMLPSGYLIRPCDGGGSIIHIVDHIDLDAWSVPEVLRPLYESSKILAQKMTMAALRHIRQIALETSGEIQYSGGRQPAVLRTFSQRLSRGFNDAINGFMDDGWSIVAGDGVEDVTIAINSSPNKFLGSQYNSLAMLPSFGGVLCAKASMLLQNVPPALLVRFLREHRAEWADYGVDAYSAACLKTSPYAVPCARPSGFASNPVILPLAHTVEHEEFLEVVRLEGHAFSPEDIALSRDMYLLQLCSGVDENAAGACAQLVFAPIDESFADDAPLLPSGFRVIPLDPKSDGPTATRTLDLASTLEVGHGGVRPAGESDSGGYNQRSVLTIAFQFTFENHFRDNVVAMARQYVRNVVGSVQRVAMAISPSPCGSHLGPKPLPGSPEALTLAQWICRSYRIHTGGELLRVDSQRGDAVLKQLWHHSDAIMCCSVKSKASAVFTFANQAGLDMLETTLVSLQDIMLDKILDEAGQKILLSEFPKIMQQGFAYLPAGICVSSMGRPVSYEQAIAWKVLDDNDSYHCLSFMFLNWSFV, from the exons atggcACTTTCGATGCACAGAGAGTCAAACAGTAGTGGGAACAGACAACAGATGGATTCGAGCAAGTACGTGAGGTATACGCCTGAGCAAGTGGAGGCATTAGAGAGGGTTTATACTGAATGCCCCAAACCCAGCTCTATGAGAAGGCAGCAGCTCATTAGGGAGTGTCCCATTCTCTCTAACATTGAGCCTAAACAGATCAAAGTCTGGTTTCAGAACCGCAG ATGCCGTGAAAAGCAGAGGAAGGAATCTTCTCGTCTCCAGACTGTAAACAGGAAGCTGACTGCAATGAACAAGCTGCTGATGGAGGAGAATGATCGCTTACAGAAGCAGGTCTCGCATCTTGTTTATAACAATGGATACATGCGCCAGAAACTGCACACT GTATCCACCACTGCAACCACTGACGGTAGCTGTGAGTCTGTGGTCGTGAGTGATCAACACCAACAGCAAAACCCAACGCCTCAGCATCCTCAAAGGGATGCCAACAACCCAGCTGG TCTTCTCGCAATAGCTGAGGAGACTTTGGCAGAGTTCCTTTCTAAGGCTACTGGAACTGCTGTCGATTGGGTTCAGATGATTGGGATGAAG CCTGGTCCGGATTCTATTGGCATCGTTGCTGTTTCCCGCAACTGTAGTGGGGTAGCAGCACGAGCCTGCGGTCTTGTGAGCCTAGAGCCCACGAAg GTTGCTGAAATCCTTAAAGATCGTCCATCTTGGTTTCGCGACTgccgctgtcttgatgtattgGGGGCAATCCCCACCGAAAATGGAGGGATGATGGAGCTAATATATATGCAG ACTTACGCACCAACAACATTGGCAGTGGCTCGTGACTTTTGGACACTGAGATATACTACAAGTTTACCCGATGGCAGTCTTGTG ATTTGTGAGAGGTCTTTGACTTCTTCCACTGGTGGGCCCACGGGGCCTCCTGCTACATGTTTTGCAAGGGCTGAAATGCTACCTAGTGGTTATCTGATACGCCCATGTGATGGTGGGGGCTCCATTATTCACATTGTAGATCACATTGACTTGGAT GCCTGGAGTGTCCCTGAAGTTCTGAGGCCACTCTATGAGTCCTCCAAAATCCTTGCACAGAAAATGACAATGGCG GCCTTGCGACACATTCGACAAATTGCCCTGGAAACCAGCGGCGAAATTCAGTATAGTGGGGGCCGCCAACCTGCTGTATTAAGGACCTTTAGCCAGAGATTGAGCAG GGGTTTCAATGATGCTATTAATGGGTTTATGGATGATGGTTGGTCGATAGTCGCCGGTGACGGTGTGGAGGATGTGACCATTGCGATAAACTCTTCTCCAAACAAATTTCTGGGATCTCAATATAACTCATTGGCAATGCTCCCAAGCTTTGGTGGAGTCTTGTGTGCAAAAGCCTCGATGCTTCTGCAG AATGTTCCCCCAGCTTTGCTTGTTCGTTTCCTAAGGGAGCATAGGGCTGAGTGGGCTGACTATGGGGTTGATGCTTACTCTGCTGCGTGTCTTAAAACGAGTCCTTATGCGGTTCCTTGTGCAAGACCTAGTGGCTTCGCTAGTAACCCGGTTATATTACCTCTTGCCCATACTGTGGAACATGAGGAG TTTCTGGAGGTCGTACGCCTAGAGGGTCATGCCTTCTCCCCCGAGGATATAGCTCTGTCACGAGATATGTACTTATTACAG TTATGCAGTGGGGTTGATGAGAACGCAGCTGGTGCCTGTGCTCAGCTTGTCTTTGCTCCTATTGATGAATCTTTTGCTGATGATGCTCCTTTGCTGCCTTCCGGTTTCCGTGTCATACCATTGGATCCGAAATCA GATGGGCCCACTGCAACTCGAACTTTGGATTTAGCGTCTACCCTCGAAGTCGGCCATGGTGGAGTTCGTCCTGCAGGTGAATCTGATTCAGGCGGTTACAATCAGCGGTCAGTTCTGACTATTGCGTTTCAGTTTACTTTTGAAAACCACTTTCGGGACAATGTCGTGGCAATGGCTCGCCAATATGTACGTAATGTGGTGGGGTCTGTTCAGAGGGTAGCCATGGCTATTTCTCCCTCACCGTGCGGTTCCCATTTGGGGCCAAAACCACTGCCGGGTTCCCCTGAGGCTCTTACTTTGGCCCAGTGGATTTGCAGGAGTTACAG AATTCATACTGGGGGAGAGCTCCTTCGGGTTGACTCTCAAAGGGGTGACGCTGTCTTGAAACAACTTTGGCACCATTCAGATGCAATAATGTGCTGCTCTGTCAAATCGAAG GCATCTGCAGTTTTCACTTTTGCAAACCAGGCAGGGCTTGATATGCTTGAAACTACTCTTGTGTCCCTTCAGGACATAATGCTCGATAAGATTCTCGATGAAGCTGGTCAGAAGATTCTACTCTCCGAGTTTCCAAAGATCATGCAACAG GGATTTGCTTATTTACCTGCGGGGATATGTGTATCGAGCATGGGGAGGCCAGTGTCTTATGAGCAAGCCATTGCGTGGAAAGTTCTCGACGACAACGATTCCTATCACTGCCTGTCTTTCATGTTCCTGAACTGGTCTTTTGTTTAA